In Rhodanobacter humi, the following are encoded in one genomic region:
- the kdpA gene encoding potassium-transporting ATPase subunit KdpA, whose amino-acid sequence MTVNDFIQIGLYLVVLLLLLKPMGSYMTLVFSEAPNRVTRVGGGIERLLYRLCGIRSDEDMGWKRYALAMLLFNVLGALAVYLLQRLQLWLPLNPQHFGNVAPDSAMNTAISFATNTNWQGYAGESTMSYLTQMLGLAVQNFLSAATGIAVLVAVVRGFVRRGAGALGNFWVDLTRATLYVLLPISLVIALLLASQGVVQNFKPYVDVPVVQTSTYANPVTDAAGNPVKDAAGNPETKPAQLTTQTLPMGPAASQVAIKMLGTNGGGFFNANSAHPYENPTPLSNFIEMLAIFLIPGGLCVMFGQMVGDRRQGWAILATMLVIFVPLTVGLVAAEQAGNPALHGLVAQHVVDQHASALQAGGNMEGKETRFGIAASGLFAAITTAASCGAVNAMHDSLTPLGGLVPMWLIQLGEVIFGGVGSGLYGMLAFAVVAVFIAGLMVGRTPEYLGKKIEAYEMKMASLAVLLPCALVVIGTAIAVMLPAGVAGIANPGAHGFSEILYAVSSASNNNGSAFAGLSANTPFWNVLLGVCMFLARYPLAIAMLALAGSLATKRHVPESAGTLPTHTPLFVALLACVVIVIGALTFLPALALGPIAEYLMSAH is encoded by the coding sequence ATGACCGTCAACGATTTCATCCAGATCGGCCTGTATCTGGTCGTCCTGCTGTTGCTGCTCAAGCCGATGGGCAGTTACATGACGCTGGTGTTCTCCGAAGCGCCGAACCGGGTGACGCGCGTGGGTGGCGGCATCGAGCGCCTGCTGTATCGCCTGTGCGGCATCCGCAGCGACGAGGACATGGGCTGGAAGCGCTACGCGCTGGCCATGCTGCTGTTCAACGTGCTTGGCGCGCTGGCCGTGTACCTGCTGCAGCGCCTGCAGCTGTGGCTGCCGCTGAACCCGCAGCATTTCGGCAACGTCGCGCCGGATTCGGCGATGAACACCGCGATCAGCTTCGCCACCAATACGAACTGGCAGGGCTACGCCGGCGAATCGACGATGAGCTACCTGACCCAGATGCTGGGCCTGGCGGTGCAGAACTTCCTCTCCGCGGCGACCGGCATCGCGGTGCTGGTGGCGGTGGTGCGCGGCTTCGTGCGCCGCGGCGCGGGCGCGCTCGGCAATTTCTGGGTCGACCTGACCCGCGCCACGCTGTACGTGCTGCTGCCGATCTCGCTGGTGATCGCGCTGCTGCTGGCCTCGCAGGGTGTGGTGCAGAACTTCAAGCCGTATGTGGACGTGCCGGTGGTGCAGACCAGCACGTATGCCAATCCGGTGACCGATGCGGCCGGCAATCCGGTCAAGGACGCCGCCGGCAATCCCGAGACCAAACCCGCGCAGCTCACCACGCAGACCTTGCCGATGGGGCCGGCGGCCTCGCAGGTGGCGATCAAGATGCTCGGCACCAACGGCGGCGGTTTCTTCAATGCGAACTCGGCGCATCCGTACGAAAACCCCACGCCGCTGTCGAACTTCATCGAGATGCTGGCGATCTTCCTGATCCCCGGCGGGCTGTGCGTGATGTTCGGCCAGATGGTCGGCGACCGCCGGCAGGGCTGGGCGATCCTCGCCACCATGCTGGTGATCTTCGTCCCGCTGACGGTGGGCCTGGTCGCCGCCGAGCAGGCTGGCAATCCGGCATTGCATGGCCTGGTGGCGCAGCACGTGGTGGACCAGCATGCCTCCGCACTGCAGGCCGGCGGCAACATGGAAGGCAAGGAAACCCGCTTCGGCATCGCCGCCAGCGGCCTGTTCGCGGCGATCACCACGGCGGCCTCGTGCGGTGCGGTGAATGCGATGCACGATTCGCTCACCCCGCTGGGCGGACTGGTGCCGATGTGGCTGATCCAGCTGGGCGAGGTGATCTTCGGCGGCGTCGGTTCGGGCTTGTACGGCATGCTCGCGTTCGCCGTGGTGGCAGTGTTCATCGCCGGGCTGATGGTGGGGCGCACGCCGGAGTACCTGGGCAAGAAGATCGAGGCCTACGAGATGAAGATGGCCAGCCTCGCGGTGCTGCTGCCGTGCGCGCTGGTGGTGATCGGCACGGCCATCGCGGTGATGCTGCCGGCCGGCGTGGCGGGTATCGCCAACCCCGGCGCGCACGGTTTCAGCGAGATCCTCTACGCGGTCAGCTCGGCTTCCAACAACAACGGCAGCGCGTTCGCCGGACTCTCCGCGAACACGCCGTTCTGGAATGTATTGCTGGGCGTGTGCATGTTCCTCGCGCGCTACCCGCTGGCGATCGCGATGCTGGCGCTGGCCGGTTCGCTCGCGACCAAGCGCCATGTGCCCGAGTCGGCCGGCACGCTGCCCACGCACACGCCGCTGTTCGTCGCCCTGCTGGCCTGCGTGGTGATCGTGATCGGTGCGCTCACCTTCCTGCCGGCGCTGGCCCTGGGGCCGATCGCCGAATACCTGATGTCGGCCCACTGA
- a CDS encoding VTT domain-containing protein: MAHQIIALFAEYGLLLVFLNVLAAQAGVPVPAVPTLVVAGALAAGGRLPLAGVVAVALLACLLGDLAWYLAGRRHGARVMRTLCRISLSPDSCVKQSELRFQRWRGRVLLVAKFVPGLSTLAPPLVGAMGMPLRRFLLLDGLGALLWAGVALMLGYAFAGEIDRVLQAVADAGTLALEAALLLLVVYVLGRWWRRARLLRSLRMARIEVAELADAVAAGRAPVVIDVRSVVARQLDERLIPGALLADPADLVAAVAALPFERELVVYCNCPNEVSAAHAARALAARGYRHVRPLRGGLDAWEAAGHAVQRLVAADAGGAGQGVDSVAPGTV, translated from the coding sequence ATGGCTCACCAGATCATTGCGCTGTTTGCCGAATACGGCCTGTTGCTGGTGTTCCTGAACGTGCTGGCGGCGCAGGCGGGCGTGCCGGTGCCGGCGGTGCCCACCCTGGTCGTGGCTGGCGCACTGGCCGCGGGCGGCCGCCTGCCGCTGGCCGGCGTGGTGGCGGTGGCGCTGCTCGCCTGCCTGCTCGGCGACCTGGCCTGGTACCTGGCCGGGCGGCGCCATGGCGCGCGGGTGATGCGCACGCTCTGCCGCATCTCGCTGTCGCCGGATTCCTGCGTGAAGCAATCGGAGCTGCGCTTCCAGCGCTGGCGCGGCCGGGTGCTGCTGGTCGCCAAGTTCGTGCCGGGGCTGTCGACGCTGGCCCCGCCGCTGGTTGGTGCGATGGGCATGCCGCTGCGGCGCTTCCTGCTGCTCGACGGCCTGGGCGCGCTGCTCTGGGCCGGGGTGGCGCTCATGCTCGGCTACGCCTTCGCGGGCGAGATCGACCGGGTGCTGCAGGCCGTCGCCGATGCCGGCACGCTGGCGCTGGAGGCGGCGCTGCTGCTGCTCGTGGTCTACGTGCTCGGCCGCTGGTGGCGGCGCGCGCGCCTGCTGCGCTCGTTGCGGATGGCCCGCATCGAGGTCGCGGAACTGGCCGACGCGGTCGCGGCGGGCCGCGCACCGGTGGTGATCGACGTGCGCTCGGTGGTGGCCCGGCAACTGGACGAGCGCCTCATTCCCGGTGCCCTGCTCGCCGATCCCGCCGACCTCGTGGCGGCCGTCGCCGCGTTGCCGTTCGAGCGCGAGCTGGTGGTCTATTGCAACTGCCCGAACGAGGTATCCGCCGCGCACGCGGCGAGGGCGCTGGCGGCGCGCGGCTACCGGCACGTGCGACCGTTGCGGGGCGGGCTGGATGCCTGGGAGGCGGCCGGTCATGCGGTGCAGCGGCTGGTCGCCGCGGACGCGGGCGGCGCCGGGCAGGGCGTGGATAGCGTCGCACCGGGCACGGTCTGA
- the kdpC gene encoding potassium-transporting ATPase subunit KdpC, which produces MGRMLRNAAMLLLLMTVITGIAYPLLVTGLAQAVFPVQANGSLLAKDGKPIGSALIGQPFTASKYFWGRPSATAPQAYNGTASNGSNLGPTNPALADAVRQRIAALQAADPGNTAPIPVELVTASGSGLDPEISPAAAQYQLARVARARGLPLAEVQALVARCTRGRQLGVLGEPRVNVLELNLALDALPEHHVGANVGA; this is translated from the coding sequence ATGGGCAGGATGTTGCGCAATGCCGCGATGCTGTTGTTGCTGATGACGGTGATCACCGGCATCGCCTATCCGCTGCTGGTCACCGGGCTGGCGCAGGCGGTCTTCCCGGTACAGGCGAACGGCAGCCTGTTGGCGAAGGACGGCAAGCCAATCGGCTCCGCGCTGATCGGCCAGCCGTTCACTGCATCGAAGTACTTCTGGGGTCGGCCGTCGGCCACCGCGCCGCAGGCCTACAACGGCACTGCGTCCAACGGGTCCAACCTCGGGCCGACCAACCCGGCCCTGGCCGACGCGGTGAGGCAGCGCATCGCCGCGTTGCAGGCGGCCGATCCCGGCAACACCGCGCCGATCCCGGTGGAGCTGGTCACCGCCTCCGGCAGCGGCCTCGACCCGGAGATCAGCCCGGCGGCGGCGCAATACCAGTTGGCCCGCGTGGCCCGCGCACGCGGCCTGCCGTTGGCCGAAGTGCAGGCGCTGGTGGCGCGCTGCACGCGCGGCCGCCAGCTCGGCGTGCTGGGCGAGCCACGGGTGAACGTGCTCGAACTCAATCTGGCGCTGGACGCGCTCCCGGAGCACCACGTTGGCGCTAACGTAGGCGCATGA
- the kdpF gene encoding K(+)-transporting ATPase subunit F, whose product MHFAYVIAAVIAVLLIGYLCVALLKPEWFE is encoded by the coding sequence ATGCATTTCGCCTACGTGATCGCCGCCGTCATCGCGGTGCTGCTGATCGGCTACCTGTGTGTAGCCCTGCTGAAACCGGAGTGGTTTGAATGA
- a CDS encoding ATP-binding protein gives MTDATRDARADALLDAVNGERQRRLKIFLGAAPGVGKTWAMLSAARELKKQGVDVVVGLVETHGRVETAALLEGLEVLPRRRVNYRDREFEEFDLDAALARKPAVLLVDELAHTNLPGGRHERRWQDIAELLDAGIEVYTALNVQHLESLNDQVQRITGITVRERVPDAFLDRARDIVLVDLPPRELIQRLKQGKVYVPETAAAALDAFFSPTNLAALRELSVDTVAGHVESDLRGSMLARGTAMPVRRRVLAAIDGHAQSEYLVRVARRIAERRGAPWSVVFVDRGAQLDAARREQLESALRLARRLGGDTAVLRGHTVADELLAYADREGAGQIILGRTRERLFARMVGRSLTQQLLRRGAHLELTIVATPAERAASRRRLRLVPPGGFGRRGEYTYATLATLGALVLAFVGQRYLSVANLSLIFLTAVLVVAVRTRMAVAVYTAILCFVSYNFFFAPPVYSLEISSPDDVLAVCLFLLAALVCSRLATRLAQQVESLRAAHVQARALLLLGQRLAASTDAAGIRTVGAAALAQALPCEAALLARDAAGALQPMAAEPHDLPLLPQDLAAADWCERHATPAGRYTDTLNAAPCWLLPLGSEEQRLGVAALRFPADAGEPDPDRRSLALAMVQDIGQALARARLAEELEGARVQGETERLRSALLSSVSHDLRSPLSSMIGAAGTLVDYEERLPPTERRELLEAILGEGQRLDRYIQNLLDMTRLGHGTLKLNRDWVDVAEIVAAAVTRLRKLFPAVRVDTALPPDTVLLYVHPALIEQALFNILENAARFSPPDQPVTVSVHGEGGRLLLDVGDRGPGIPEDERARIFDMFYSVSRGDRATQGTGLGLAICRGMIGAHGGSVEALPRAGGGTTIRISLPLPDVPTESA, from the coding sequence ATGACCGACGCCACCCGCGACGCCCGCGCCGATGCCTTGCTCGATGCCGTCAACGGCGAGCGGCAGCGACGCCTGAAGATCTTCCTCGGCGCCGCACCGGGCGTGGGCAAGACCTGGGCGATGCTGTCGGCCGCGCGCGAGCTGAAGAAACAGGGCGTGGACGTGGTGGTGGGCCTGGTGGAAACCCACGGCCGCGTGGAGACCGCGGCGCTGCTGGAGGGGCTGGAGGTACTGCCGCGGCGGCGGGTGAACTACCGCGACCGCGAGTTCGAGGAATTCGACCTGGACGCCGCGCTGGCGCGCAAGCCGGCGGTGCTGCTGGTGGATGAACTGGCGCACACCAATCTCCCCGGCGGCCGCCACGAGCGGCGCTGGCAGGACATCGCCGAACTGCTCGACGCCGGCATCGAGGTCTATACCGCGCTCAACGTGCAGCACCTGGAAAGCCTCAACGACCAGGTGCAGCGCATCACCGGCATCACCGTGCGCGAGCGCGTGCCCGATGCCTTCCTCGACCGCGCACGCGACATCGTGCTGGTGGACCTGCCACCGCGCGAACTGATCCAGCGGCTCAAGCAGGGCAAGGTCTACGTGCCGGAAACCGCCGCGGCGGCGCTGGATGCGTTTTTCTCCCCCACCAACCTTGCCGCGCTGCGCGAGCTGTCGGTGGACACCGTGGCCGGCCATGTCGAGAGCGACCTGCGCGGCAGCATGCTGGCGCGTGGCACGGCGATGCCGGTGCGCCGCCGCGTGCTGGCGGCGATCGACGGCCACGCACAGAGCGAATACCTGGTGCGCGTGGCGCGACGTATCGCCGAACGGCGTGGCGCGCCCTGGAGCGTGGTGTTCGTGGACAGGGGTGCGCAACTGGACGCCGCGCGGCGCGAACAGCTGGAGAGCGCGTTGCGGTTGGCACGGCGGCTGGGCGGCGACACGGCAGTGCTGCGTGGCCACACCGTCGCCGACGAGCTGCTGGCGTACGCCGATCGCGAGGGCGCCGGCCAGATCATCCTCGGCCGTACCCGCGAGCGCCTGTTCGCACGCATGGTGGGCCGCTCGCTCACCCAGCAGCTGTTGCGCCGCGGCGCGCACCTGGAGCTCACCATCGTCGCCACGCCGGCCGAGCGTGCGGCCTCGCGCCGGCGCCTGCGGCTGGTGCCGCCGGGCGGCTTCGGCCGGCGCGGCGAATACACCTACGCCACGCTGGCCACACTGGGTGCGCTGGTGCTGGCCTTCGTCGGCCAGCGCTACCTGTCGGTGGCCAACCTGTCGCTGATCTTCCTCACCGCCGTGCTGGTGGTGGCGGTGCGCACGCGCATGGCGGTGGCCGTCTACACGGCCATCCTCTGCTTCGTCTCCTACAACTTCTTCTTCGCCCCGCCGGTCTATTCGCTGGAGATCTCCAGCCCCGACGACGTGCTGGCGGTATGCCTGTTCCTGCTGGCCGCGCTGGTGTGCAGCCGGCTGGCCACGCGGCTGGCGCAGCAGGTGGAGTCGCTGCGTGCCGCGCACGTGCAGGCGCGCGCGCTGCTGCTGCTGGGCCAGCGGCTGGCCGCAAGCACCGATGCCGCCGGTATCCGCACGGTGGGCGCCGCGGCGCTGGCGCAGGCCTTGCCCTGCGAGGCCGCGCTACTGGCGCGCGACGCCGCCGGCGCATTGCAGCCGATGGCGGCGGAGCCGCACGACCTGCCCCTGCTGCCGCAGGACCTGGCCGCCGCCGACTGGTGCGAGCGTCATGCCACGCCGGCGGGCCGCTACACCGACACCTTGAACGCCGCGCCTTGCTGGCTGCTGCCGCTGGGCAGCGAGGAACAGCGGCTGGGCGTCGCCGCGCTGCGCTTTCCCGCCGATGCAGGCGAGCCCGATCCGGATCGCCGCAGCCTGGCGCTGGCGATGGTGCAGGACATCGGCCAGGCGCTGGCCCGTGCCCGGCTGGCCGAGGAACTGGAGGGCGCGCGCGTGCAGGGCGAGACCGAACGCCTGCGCAGCGCGCTGCTGTCCTCGGTGTCGCACGACCTGCGCTCGCCGCTGTCCTCGATGATCGGCGCGGCCGGCACCCTGGTCGACTACGAGGAGCGTTTGCCGCCAACCGAGCGCCGCGAACTGCTGGAGGCCATCCTTGGCGAGGGCCAGCGGCTGGATCGCTACATCCAGAACCTGCTGGACATGACCCGGCTCGGCCACGGCACGCTCAAGCTCAACCGCGACTGGGTGGATGTGGCCGAGATCGTCGCCGCCGCGGTGACGCGCCTGCGCAAGCTGTTCCCCGCGGTGCGGGTGGACACCGCGTTGCCGCCGGACACCGTGCTGCTCTACGTGCATCCCGCGCTGATCGAGCAGGCACTGTTCAACATCCTGGAGAACGCCGCGCGCTTCTCGCCGCCGGATCAGCCGGTCACGGTGAGCGTCCACGGCGAGGGCGGACGCCTGCTGCTGGACGTGGGCGACCGCGGCCCCGGCATCCCCGAGGACGAGCGCGCGCGCATCTTCGACATGTTCTATTCGGTGTCGCGCGGCGACCGCGCCACGCAAGGCACCGGACTCGGGCTGGCGATCTGCCGCGGCATGATCGGCGCGCACGGCGGCAGCGTGGAGGCCTTGCCGCGCGCGGGCGGCGGCACCACCATCCGCATCAGCCTGCCGCTGCCCGACGTGCCCACCGAATCCGCATGA
- a CDS encoding polyprenyl synthetase family protein translates to MNSIPADAPRPADFATVRALADADMRRIDALIRARLASDVVLINQIAEHIIAGGGKRLRPMLHALAARAAGYRGEQHVKLAAVIEFIHTSTLLHDDVVDESGLRRGRQTANALWGNAASVLVGDFLYSRSFQLMVELDDMRVMRILADTTNTIAEGEVLQLLNIGNADVGEADYLAVIERKTAVLFAAATELGALLGGLPAEQVSALRRYGMELGYAFQIADDLLDYTSDADTLGKNIGDDLAEGKPTLPLIYALQSATPEQVASLRHAIEHGGLDSLERIVAAIRDSGALERTRARAETHAMAAHEALSAIPASPYRDALATLADYSVQRTY, encoded by the coding sequence ATGAACTCGATCCCTGCCGACGCCCCCCGCCCCGCCGACTTCGCCACCGTGCGCGCGCTCGCCGACGCCGACATGCGGCGCATCGACGCGCTGATCCGCGCGCGGCTGGCTTCCGACGTGGTTCTGATCAACCAGATCGCCGAGCACATCATCGCCGGCGGCGGCAAGCGGCTGCGGCCGATGCTGCACGCGCTGGCCGCACGCGCCGCGGGCTATCGCGGCGAGCAGCACGTGAAGCTGGCCGCGGTGATCGAATTCATCCACACCTCCACCCTGCTGCACGACGACGTGGTGGACGAATCCGGCCTGCGCCGCGGCCGGCAGACCGCGAACGCGCTGTGGGGCAACGCCGCCAGCGTGCTGGTGGGCGACTTCCTCTACTCGCGCTCGTTCCAGCTGATGGTGGAACTGGACGACATGCGCGTGATGCGCATCCTCGCCGACACCACCAACACCATCGCCGAGGGCGAGGTGCTGCAACTGCTCAATATCGGCAACGCCGACGTCGGCGAGGCGGACTATCTCGCGGTAATCGAGCGCAAGACCGCGGTGCTGTTCGCCGCCGCCACCGAGCTGGGCGCCCTGCTCGGCGGCCTGCCCGCGGAGCAGGTTTCCGCGTTGCGCCGCTACGGCATGGAGCTGGGCTACGCGTTCCAGATCGCCGACGACCTGCTCGACTACACCAGCGACGCCGACACGCTCGGCAAGAACATCGGCGACGACCTCGCCGAGGGCAAGCCCACCCTGCCGCTGATCTACGCGCTGCAGAGCGCCACGCCGGAACAGGTCGCCTCGCTGCGCCACGCGATCGAGCACGGCGGGCTGGATTCGCTGGAGCGCATCGTCGCCGCGATCCGCGACTCCGGCGCGCTGGAGCGCACCCGCGCGCGCGCCGAGACGCATGCCATGGCCGCGCACGAGGCGCTGTCCGCGATCCCCGCCTCGCCGTACCGCGACGCGCTGGCCACGCTGGCGGACTACTCGGTGCAGCGCACGTACTGA
- the kdpB gene encoding potassium-transporting ATPase subunit KdpB → MTSQTHAVSADSIRNFNRELVLAAMADSFRKLSPRLQFKNPVMFVVFVCSVLTTLLWVQALAGHGEAPTGFIFWVSLWLWFTLLFANFAEALAEGRGKAQADALRGSRKDVIAKKLARPEREAAITFTPSAELRTGHHVLVEAGEQIPGDGEVVIGAASVDESAITGESAPVIRESGGDRSAVTGGTRVLSDWLVVRITSNPGESFLDRMIAMVEGSKRRKTPNEIALTILLAKFTLIFLLACATLLPYSIYSVQAAGIGHPITLTVLVALLVCLIPTTIGALLSAIGIAGMDRMIRANVIATSGRAVEAAGDVDVLLLDKTGTITLGNRQAVAFHPAPGVAEGILAEAAQLASLADETPEGRSIVVLAKQQFDLRGQPLEALGAQFVPFTAQTRMSGVDLGARQIRKGALDAVEKHLEAQNSHLPPLVKRMAEDIARRGATPLIVTEGARALGVIELKDIVKGGIKERFAEMRRMGIKTVMITGDNPLTAAAIAAEAGVDDFLAEATPEAKLKLIRSIQAENRLVAMCGDGTNDAPALAQADVAVAMNTGTQAAKEAGNMVDLDSNPTKLIEVVEIGKQMLITRGSLTTFSIANDVAKYFAIIPAAFATTYPALDALNVMHLATPQSAILSAVIFNALIIIFLIPLALKGVKYRALGAGALLRRNLLVYGLGGVIVPFIGIKLIDLLLVLCGLA, encoded by the coding sequence ATGACTTCGCAAACGCATGCAGTGAGCGCTGATTCCATTCGGAATTTCAACCGCGAGCTGGTTCTCGCGGCGATGGCCGATTCGTTCCGCAAGCTGTCGCCGCGGCTGCAGTTCAAGAACCCGGTGATGTTCGTGGTGTTCGTGTGCAGCGTGCTGACCACGCTGCTGTGGGTGCAGGCACTCGCGGGCCACGGCGAGGCGCCGACCGGTTTCATCTTCTGGGTCAGCCTGTGGCTGTGGTTCACCCTGCTGTTCGCGAACTTCGCGGAGGCGCTGGCGGAAGGCCGCGGCAAGGCGCAGGCCGACGCGCTGCGCGGCTCGCGCAAGGACGTGATCGCCAAGAAACTGGCCAGACCCGAGCGCGAGGCGGCGATCACGTTCACCCCATCGGCCGAATTGCGCACCGGTCACCACGTGCTGGTGGAAGCGGGCGAGCAAATTCCCGGCGACGGCGAAGTGGTGATCGGCGCGGCGAGCGTGGACGAGAGTGCAATCACCGGCGAATCCGCACCGGTGATCCGCGAGTCCGGCGGCGACCGCAGCGCGGTCACCGGCGGCACGCGGGTGCTGTCGGATTGGCTGGTGGTGCGCATCACCAGCAATCCGGGCGAGAGCTTCCTCGACCGCATGATCGCGATGGTGGAAGGCTCCAAGCGGCGCAAGACGCCGAACGAGATCGCGCTGACCATCCTGCTGGCGAAGTTCACCCTGATCTTCCTGCTCGCCTGCGCCACCTTGCTGCCGTATTCGATCTACAGCGTGCAGGCGGCGGGCATCGGCCATCCGATCACGCTGACCGTGCTGGTCGCGCTGCTGGTGTGCCTGATTCCCACCACGATCGGCGCGCTGCTGTCGGCGATCGGCATCGCCGGCATGGACCGGATGATCCGCGCCAACGTGATCGCCACCTCCGGCCGCGCGGTCGAGGCGGCCGGCGACGTCGACGTGCTGCTGCTGGACAAGACCGGCACGATCACCCTGGGCAACCGCCAGGCGGTGGCGTTCCATCCGGCGCCGGGCGTGGCGGAGGGCATCCTCGCCGAAGCGGCGCAGCTCGCCTCGCTGGCCGACGAGACGCCGGAAGGGCGCAGCATCGTGGTGCTGGCGAAGCAGCAGTTCGATCTGCGCGGGCAGCCGCTGGAGGCCCTGGGCGCGCAGTTCGTGCCGTTCACCGCGCAGACCCGGATGAGCGGCGTGGATCTCGGCGCGCGGCAGATCCGCAAGGGCGCGCTGGATGCCGTGGAGAAACACCTGGAGGCGCAGAACAGCCACCTGCCGCCGCTGGTCAAGCGCATGGCCGAGGACATCGCGCGCCGCGGCGCCACCCCGTTGATCGTCACCGAGGGCGCCCGCGCGCTGGGCGTGATCGAGCTGAAGGACATCGTCAAGGGCGGCATCAAGGAGCGCTTCGCGGAGATGCGCCGGATGGGCATCAAGACCGTGATGATCACCGGCGACAACCCGCTCACTGCCGCAGCCATTGCCGCGGAAGCCGGCGTCGACGACTTCCTCGCCGAGGCCACGCCCGAAGCCAAGCTCAAGCTGATCCGCAGCATTCAGGCCGAGAACCGCTTGGTGGCGATGTGCGGCGACGGCACCAACGATGCGCCGGCGCTGGCCCAGGCCGACGTGGCGGTGGCGATGAACACCGGTACGCAGGCGGCGAAGGAAGCCGGCAACATGGTCGATCTCGATTCCAACCCGACCAAGCTGATCGAGGTGGTGGAGATCGGCAAGCAGATGCTGATCACCCGCGGCTCGCTGACCACGTTCTCGATCGCCAACGACGTCGCGAAGTACTTCGCGATCATCCCGGCCGCGTTCGCGACGACCTATCCCGCGCTCGATGCGCTCAACGTGATGCATCTGGCGACACCGCAGAGCGCGATCCTGTCGGCGGTGATCTTCAACGCGCTGATCATCATCTTCCTGATCCCGCTGGCCTTGAAGGGCGTGAAGTACCGCGCGTTGGGCGCCGGTGCGCTGCTGCGCCGCAACCTGCTGGTCTACGGCCTCGGCGGCGTGATCGTGCCGTTCATCGGCATCAAGCTGATCGACTTGTTGCTGGTGCTGTGCGGACTGGCCTGA
- a CDS encoding outer membrane beta-barrel protein: protein MSHKKILPLALLLAMLPAGRALADAAATAAPLVADPQSVIAPPPPLAESGNCSAGFLSRVAAAYREDAQPADPNAPAPKRRAMDAPFDSPPFPNSEWQMGGVPAPIGVPDTNSTYPLEKALGCTRLGQWMQRNRIEVFGWVTPAANLSSSSFSNYPLSYNTRPNRAELDQFVTNIMRVEDTVQTDHVDWGFDISNLYGYDYHYTVTRGVFSNQLLNHPAPGQPLNGKIYGDDPMLFYGDIYIPWVAEGMVVRIGRWLSLPDIEAQFSPQNYLMTHSILYTVDPYTQTGVMTTTRLSRQWTIQIGVNASNDVAPWNSAARPSLQACVRWVSADNNDMLYPCINNWNKSDYNYNNVQMYVATWGHRFNQHFHMLTEAYRMYGRNIPGFGPGGTPGVAGSSPFAGTAGAFGVVNYLNLELDSNNMLSIRNEFYDDEKGQRTGYATRYSSHTIGLTHWVTQDLEIQPELRYEHSYDVNAYDGGKKDYQAVALLDAIIHY, encoded by the coding sequence ATGTCACACAAGAAGATTCTCCCGCTGGCACTGCTGCTGGCGATGCTGCCGGCAGGGCGTGCGCTGGCTGACGCCGCCGCCACGGCCGCGCCGCTGGTCGCCGACCCGCAGAGCGTGATCGCGCCGCCGCCGCCCTTGGCGGAAAGCGGCAATTGTTCCGCCGGGTTCCTGTCGCGCGTGGCCGCGGCGTACCGCGAGGACGCGCAGCCGGCCGACCCGAATGCGCCGGCGCCGAAGCGCCGCGCCATGGATGCGCCGTTCGACTCGCCGCCGTTCCCCAACTCGGAATGGCAGATGGGTGGCGTCCCTGCACCGATCGGCGTGCCGGACACCAACTCCACTTATCCGCTGGAGAAGGCATTGGGCTGCACCAGGCTCGGCCAGTGGATGCAGCGCAACCGCATCGAGGTTTTCGGCTGGGTGACCCCGGCGGCGAATCTCAGTTCGTCGAGTTTCTCGAACTATCCGCTTTCCTACAACACCCGCCCGAATCGCGCGGAGCTGGATCAGTTCGTCACCAACATCATGCGTGTGGAAGATACGGTTCAAACGGACCATGTCGACTGGGGTTTCGATATCTCCAACCTGTATGGCTACGACTACCACTACACGGTGACCAGGGGCGTGTTCAGCAATCAGCTGCTGAACCATCCCGCGCCGGGCCAGCCGCTCAACGGCAAGATCTATGGCGACGACCCGATGCTGTTCTACGGCGATATCTATATCCCGTGGGTGGCGGAGGGCATGGTCGTCCGCATCGGTCGCTGGTTGTCGCTGCCGGATATCGAAGCCCAGTTCTCGCCGCAGAACTACCTGATGACCCACTCGATCCTGTACACGGTCGATCCGTATACGCAGACCGGCGTCATGACGACGACGCGGCTGAGCCGCCAATGGACCATCCAGATCGGTGTCAACGCCAGCAACGACGTCGCGCCCTGGAATTCCGCGGCGCGTCCGTCGCTGCAGGCCTGTGTGCGCTGGGTGTCGGCCGACAACAACGACATGCTTTACCCCTGCATCAACAACTGGAACAAGTCCGATTACAACTACAACAACGTGCAGATGTACGTGGCGACCTGGGGCCATCGCTTCAACCAGCATTTCCACATGCTGACCGAGGCCTATCGCATGTACGGCCGCAACATTCCGGGCTTTGGCCCGGGCGGCACCCCCGGCGTCGCCGGCTCCTCGCCGTTTGCCGGCACGGCGGGTGCCTTTGGTGTCGTGAACTACCTGAACCTCGAACTGGACTCCAACAATATGCTGTCGATCCGCAACGAGTTCTACGACGACGAGAAGGGCCAGCGCACCGGCTATGCCACGCGCTACAGCAGCCACACCATCGGCCTCACGCACTGGGTCACGCAGGATCTGGAGATCCAGCCGGAGCTGCGCTACGAGCATTCCTATGACGTGAATGCCTACGACGGCGGCAAGAAGGACTACCAGGCCGTCGCCCTCCTCGATGCGATCATCCACTACTGA